In the genome of Myxococcales bacterium, one region contains:
- a CDS encoding response regulator, with protein MGTDTDETEPVVLIVDDEVRILAAMRRTLRREGYEILTAEGPFEALSVIDQRNVDLVLSDQMMPGMRGVELLEEIGRRSPKVVRMLITGWAEEIKADELGSLGIQGPLPKPWDDAELKETLRKALAVVGARRVEQE; from the coding sequence ATGGGGACTGACACGGACGAGACTGAGCCCGTCGTCTTGATCGTCGACGACGAAGTCCGAATTCTCGCTGCCATGCGACGAACCTTACGTCGCGAGGGTTACGAAATTTTGACGGCCGAAGGCCCTTTTGAAGCGCTTTCAGTGATCGACCAGCGAAACGTAGATCTCGTGCTTTCGGATCAAATGATGCCCGGCATGCGTGGTGTGGAATTGCTCGAAGAAATTGGGCGGCGAAGTCCGAAGGTCGTTCGGATGTTGATCACGGGCTGGGCCGAGGAGATAAAAGCCGATGAACTCGGATCCCTGGGCATTCAAGGGCCCCTGCCCAAGCCATGGGACGACGCCGAATTGAAGGAAACACTGCGCAAGGCGCTGGCAGTTGTCGGCGCGCGCAGAGTCGAGCAAGAGTAG